CTCGTCGTCACCGTTGTGGACCTGTCGCGTGCTTTCGGGTGCGATTCGGAGCGCGTCGCCTGCCTCCATCGACACGTCCTCGTCGTCGACCGTCACCGTCGCCGAACCCTCGACGAGGACGTACACTTCCTCCTGGTCGTCAGCGGCGTGGTCGTGGGGTTTGCCTTCCCAGCCGGGGTCGCAGGTAAGGACCGAGACGCCGAGTTGGTCGCAGTTCAGCGGCTCACGCAGAAAGTGGAGTCCGCCACCAACTGGCTCTACATCCTCATGGTCGACTTTCGTGTAGGACATCAGCCGACAGTTCTGGCCCGAGCCGAAAGTATGCTGTGGCTCCGGTCGGCTCGGTCAGTGTCCCAAGGGTCTTGGGTCGACCGCACGTGGGTAGCTTGTGGACAATACAACACGTGAGTGGCATCTCGCCAGGCGACCTGCGGGCGAACCGGATCTGGACTGTTTCGAACTCCGAGAAACCGAGGTTCCGGAGCCAGCGCCGGGCGAACTGCTCGTCCGGATCGACTATCTCTCGGTCGACCCCTATATGCGGGGCCGAATGTCGGCGGGCGAATCGTACGCCGAACCGTGGGCGGTCGGCGACGCCCTGAAAGGCGGTGTCGTCGGCGAAGTCGTCGAAAGTAACAGCGAGCAGTACAGCGAGGGCGATCTGGTCACCGGCGAGGGGAACTGGGCCGACTACAGCGTCCTCGATGCCGACGAGGTCGCCCCCGTCGACCCATCGGTCGCCGACCCACCGGCGTATTTGGGCACGCTCGGCATGCCCGGCCGAACAGCCTACTTCGGCCTGCTCGAAGTCGGCGAGCCAAAGCCCGGCGAGACGGTGGTCGTATCCGGGGCCGCCGGTGCGGTCGGCTCGGTCGTCGGCCAGATCGCGAAGCTCAACGGCTGTCATGTCGTCGGCTTCGCCGGCTCCGACGAGAAGACCGCGTGGCTGACTGAGGATCTGGGCTACGACGCGGCGATCAACTACAAAACCACTGACGACTACAGCGAGGCACTCGCTGAGGCCGCACCCGATGGTGTCGACGTCTACTTCGACAACGTCGGTGGCCCGATCACCGATGCGGTGTTCCCGCAGCTGAATATCGATGCCCGCGTTGCTGTCTGCGGCCAGATCGCCCACTACAACGCCGAAAGCGTTCCAACGGGACCACGCAAACTCCCCCAGATCATCGCGCCGCGGGCTACAGTGCAGGGACTACTGGTCAACGACTTCGCCACCCGCTTTGGACAGGCCAGCGAGCAGCTCGGTGCGTGGGTTGCAGCCGGCGAGCTCACTCACCGCGAAACGATTGTCGACGGACTCGAACAGGCCCCCGATGCCTTCCTTGGCCTCTTTTCGGGGGACAACATCGGCAAACAGGTCGTGCAGGTAGCTGACCGCTCGGCGTAGGCTACGTTTCGCTTCCGTCGGCTCGTGGCAGGTCGACGACGAACGCCGCCCCACCCAACTCGCTGTCTGCAACCTGAATCTCGCCGTCGTAGGCCTCGACCAGCGTTGAGACCAGCGAGAGCCCGCTAGCGGCCCGTTGCTCGGTCTCGAAAAGTGCCCGTCGCTGGGCGTCGGGAATGCCGGAGCCGTTGTCGCTGACCCGGAGCCGGACGGTTTCGGGCTCGGTGTCGACTGCGACCTCGATTCGGGGGTCGCTGGCATCGTTGTGTTCGGCGGCGTTTTCGAGGAGATTGTCGACGACCGGCCGAACACCGTCGTTGGCGGCGACGACCGCCTCCGTTGGAAGGTCAGTCGTCACCGAAACAGCAAACGAATCCCCGATCCGGTCGGCGAACTCGGTGACGATAGGGACGAGGTCGACGGCTTCGAGCTCCGGATCGTCAAGCAGCGTCTCGGTGATCGCGCGACTGGTCTCGATGCGGATGAGTGCCTCGTCGGCGTTCCGAGCGATGATCGTGGCTGGATCGCGGCCCGACTCGGTGTCAGTGGTCGACCCGTCGAGGGAGTCGGCGTACCCCTGAATCGCGGCCAGATCGTTCCGCAGATCGTGACGAGTCAGTCGGTTGACGAACCCCAGCGCATCGCTGACCACCTCCGCCCGCTGGGCATCTGCCCGTGCCCAAGCGTTGTTGTAGCCGGCGACCAGCCCCGCAATAAGACCGATGTCGACGGCGATCAGCAGCGAGAACACCGGCTCGGAGGTGGGACGACCCTCGACAGCCCGAACGATATGGGTCGCCGCCATTACCCCGAAAACCAGCAGGTCGCCGCCGACTCCCCAACGCAACACCGTGTACTGGCTGTGGGTCGACAGCTCGGATTCTGAGAGCCGGTAGCCGAAGTAGACGACAGCAAGCGCCGGACCCCCATCCAACAGCAACGCGAGCAGTGGCCCAGCCGAGCCATCGAGAGCGAGATATTCGACAGCATGATAGCTCACCGAGATGCAAAACAGCACCGCTCCGAGGGCGACGACAAACAGCGGCGCGTTCGCTCGGAGCGTACTGGAAACCACGGCCTAGCAACCGGAAAACAGCCGTTTTAGCCTTCCGGATACGGACAATATCTGGTATATTGACACAGCCAGTCGACACCGTACCCTGTGTAGCAGTACGAACACGCGGATACACCACCTCCGAGCAAGTCGGTGGTGTCGCCTGTCGACCAACGAACGCAGTCTCTTCTATGCGACGTGCGGCGCGGTTTCGTCAGTGCGGCCCGGAATTTCGAGTTCGATTTCGAGTTCGGGGTCGTCCATCCCCTCGAAGTCGACTTCGAGTTCTATCGGCTCACCGAACTGGAAGGGGAGTTCCCACTCGTCGTCGGAGAGCGTCAGCTCATCGCCGTCGCGAAGCTGTTCGCCGAGGGCGATCAGGAACTCGCCGGCCTCGCTGGCGTCGAGCCGGTAGTTCTGTTCGAAGTTACGGCCCGCCCGGATGGTCGTTCGCTCGTCGTCGGTCTCGGCTGCTGATTCGTGATCGGACATAGTCCGTTGTACGGCTTCGAGAGGCAAATGTACCGTGATGTATCACTCGGAGCGGTGAGCACTACTCGACTGTCGGTCGACACCCCGACATCGAACACGGTCGCAGCCAGCCGCTCGGTCACCAGCGGGCTGACCGTCCCCACGAGTGCCATCGCTTCGGCGTGAGAATCGGCCAGCGAGCCACTCCGGTCGACGGGAGCCGGCTGACCGCTCATGAGCGGCCTGCGGTGACGATACTCAGTGGCCCCTTCGAGGCAGTCGGGGTCGCGGTGAGTGTGAACTGCCACATGAGCGGTGAGCCGCCGCGACGCTCGACCGCAGAGATCCGAAGGCCGACCGTCGACAGTCGCCGAAACAGTTCGACGACCAGCGGCAGTGTCACCACACGGGTTGCCTCGCTCACGAGCAGGTAGTCGTCGACGGTCACCGCCCAGGTGGTTGCCGTACAGGAGGCCTCCCGGGTGTCGACCGTGTACTCGTCGAGCAGGGCAACCGACTGGAGGGCCGACAGCGCCGCGTCGAGCGGGTCGACGCCGGAGTCGGGGGGCGACGGTTGGGGAAGCTCGGTGGCGGCCGCCCGGAGGAGGTCGGCCTGCTGATCGGGGGTGAGTCGACTGTCGAGTTCGCATGCGACGGCTTCGAGCAGTCGGAGACAGCATTCGTCGGGGTGGTCGACCGTTTCGGCCAGCGACAGATAGCGATCCATGATGGCGTTTTCGACACCCGTATGCGGGGAGTCGGCGATGGTTTCGAAGACGACGCCGGCGACGGTGTGACAGAAGTCGATCAGCGACCGATCCCCGTCGCAGGCGGGTGTTGGATCGGCCACGGTGTCGGCGTCGACGGAGCCGGGAAGCCGATACTGTGGGTCGTCGGGCGACCGAATCGCCTCGGCCCGTTCGGAGACGATGACGTCGTGAGCGGGGAGCTGTAGATCGTACCGGCGGAGCGCCGTCCGGTAGCGTTCGGTCGCGGTCGCCGCCGCACGGGCAGTTGGTCGACTGTCGAAGTAGAGCCCGTCGGCGGGGACTGGCCGGTCGCCGGTACGGCTACAGACGAGGTAGTAGCGCCCCGTCGGGCTGGCGAGCGATTCGATGTGGGCGCGAATGTCGCTGAGTGTCGTTCCGATCATGGGTTGGTGGTGAGTGAAGTTGGTGGAGGGTGGATTGATATGTCGCATCTGTGGGGTCAAAGTGGCTACAGCTCGCCGTTGATGAAGTCGTCCGGTGCTACTGACTCGCCGGATCGACCTCCGAGTCGGACGCCTCGGCTTCGGGCTGGTCGTGGCGGGCACGGATCGGAGTGACCCGGGGATCACGGTCTGTGGTGTCGACCTCGGCGTCGATCCGGAACACATCCGCCAGCAACTCTTCGGTAACGACATCCTCGGGCGGGCCGCGGGCCTTGATTTCGCCGTCCCGCAGGGCGACGATGGTGTCAGCGTGGCGGGCGGCCTGCTCGATGTCGTGGAGGACGACAACGACCGTGATCTCCCTCTCGTCCCGGAGCGTCTCGATGATATCCATGACCTCCAACTGATGGTGGAGATCGAGGAACGTCGTCGGCTCGTCGAGCAGCAGGACGTCGGTGTCTTGGGCCAACACCATCGCGATCCACGCGAGCTGTTTTTGGCCGCCACTGAGACTGCCGACTTCCCGGTCACGCAGGTGGCCACAGCCCGCGAGGTCGATGGCGTTGTCGACCGCACACTCGTCTTCCTCGGTCACGTGTTCGAAAAACCCGCGGTGAGGGTACCGACCGTGATACACCAGATCCTCGACGGTGATACTATCCGGCGAGGTACTCTCTTGGGAGAGCAGGCCGAGCTTTCGGGCCAGCGCCTTTGTGTCGAGGGTGTGGATGTCTTGCCCGTCGATCAGTACTGAGCCGTCGTCGGGAGCCAACTGGTTGGCGAGTCCTTTTAAAAGGGTACTCTTGCCGGAGCCGTTGGGGCCGACGAGGGCGGTGACCGCGCCCTGCTCGGCGGTGATCGTTTCGCCGTCGATGACGGGCCGGTCGACGCCGGGGTAGCCGATGACGAGTTCTTCGCCGGTGAGTGTCGACGCCGAGCGCGTTGGGTCTGCATTCGTCTTTTCGCGTGATTCGTCTTCGTCCCGCTGTCCCTGTGTGATCGAAGCAATATTGAACATTACATCTCACCCATGGAGTCCTGTTTCCGCATCAGATACAGGAAGTACGGCCCGCCGACCAGTCCGGTGACGATGCCGACCGGGATCTGGACCGGATTGAGCGCGAGTCGTGCGCCGACATCCGCGCCGACCATCAGCGCCGGGCCGACGAACAGCGAGCCGACGATCAGCTTCCGGTAGTCGCTGCCAACTAGGTTCCGGACCATGTGGGGGACGATCAGGCCGACGAAACCGACGATGCCGGCAACCGCGATGCTGGCTGAGGCGGCCAAGACGGCCACCCCCGACAGCCCAAAGCGGACTTTTTCAATCGACATCCCCAGCGATTTGGCGGTCTGTTCGCCCAAGAGCAAGACGTTACACTGCCGGGAGCCAGCGACACCGAGCAGGACGGCCACGACCGTCCACGGCAGGGCGAGTCGGACCTGCTGCCAGTCGGTCCCGGTCAGCGAGCCAGTGGTCCACGCAATCGCCGACTGGACGACGCCGATATCGTCGGCGAAAAAGAACAGCGCGGTCTGGAGGCTGCCGAAGACGGTGCCGACGATGACACCCGCCAACACCAGCCGCATAGGCGAGGTGCCGTTCTTCCAAGCGATGGCGTAGACGATCAGAAAGGCGAGCGCGCCGCCAACCGAAGCGATGATGGGCAGAAACGACGCGAGGCTGCCAAAGACGACGAGCGTCAGCAGGATCATCAGCCCCGCACCGGAGGAAACGCCGAGGATAAACGGGCTGGCGAGTTCGTTCCGTGTGACGGCCTGAAAGATGGCCCCCGAAAGTGCGAGGTTCATCCCGACGAGAATCGCGACGAACACGCGCGGGATGCGAATGTTCCAGACGATGAGGCTCTCGGTGCTCATCTCCGGAAGCCCGGCGGTGACGATGAGCGACTCCCACGCGAAGGGGTTCAGAAGGACGTCGATGTTAATTTGCCCGCCGAGTAGGAACGCCTGCCACGCTCGTGGGTTGAACAGAACATCCGGATTGAACACGGCCTGCCATGCTTGGATGAGCGTCATTGAGTACGACCCAAGGCTAACCTGAATCAGCCCGCCGATCAGGACGACCGCGAGGCTGCCGAGGACGACCGCCAGCAGTTTCGGATCGAACAGCCACGCAAATCGGTGCTGACTGGGCGTCGACCGCCTCGATTGGTCGGTCCCGACGGTCGGCTCTCGGTTGCTCATCGGGCCTCCAACTCGGGGGCCGGTCCATCGAGAGCGGCCAAACTGGCAGCGTCCCCACCCGATTCGAGGCGTGTCTCAGTGTCGACCGAATCGACGATGGCTTCGGGACCACCGCCGACGGGAACGACCTCGGGGTCGTACTCGGTCGATTGGGTGGTCGACGGACCCATTTATAGCTCTCCGTTAATGATCGCGGCGACCGTCTCGCGGTCGAACAGCTGTTCGTCTGCGGGGATTTCGGGGTATGGGCCCTCCACGTACTGTGGCCACGCGCCGAACGCATCGGGGTACAGCTGTTTGGCGGTCATCTCCAGCTGGAACAGGTTGAGAATCGGTCCCTGGTATCTGGCCCCCTGTGGATACATCCGGTCGTCCTGGACGGCCGTGATCTCGGACGCCACCGGATCGGATGCAAATGCCTCGCGTCGCTCGGGGAGGCTCGTCCCCGGCTCGAAGCCACCGAGCAGCAGAATAACGTCGGGATCGGCCGCAACCAGCGTCTCGAAGTCGACCACCGAGTTCGATTCGACCGCGCCCTCGAAGGCGTCCCGTGCGCCGAGCGGTTGGGTGTGGGCAGTCAGGAAGCCGGGAGTATCCAGCGTGTAGGCGTAGATCTCTTCGATATCAGCCGATGCGAGCATCACCGCGGAGGGACGCTCGGATTCGGCCGGGAGGGTCGATTCGATGGTCGACAACAGGTCGTCGTGGACCGCGGCGAGCGCCTCGTACCGCTCCTGTTCTTGGAACGCCTCGGCGACGCGTTCGAACTGCTCCCAGAGCGTGTAGTACTCGTAGTCATCGGCGTAGGCGGCCGCGGGTTCTGCGTGGCGATCAGAAAGCGAGTTACCGAACCACGGCGAGATGGCCGTCCCGATCTTCTCGATGTCTGCTTCGTCCCAACTGTCCTGTTTGGTGATCCACGCCGGATCAGCAAGGTGGATATCGCTATCCAACGCGTAGAGTTGCTCCTTGCTCGGCTCCCACGAGGAGTAGAGTCCGGTCCAGTCCAGCGAGACACCCGGGAGGCGCTCGACGAACTGGTTCCACAGCCCGTCGTAGTAGTCGGGCGCATGCATCGCCGTGATCGAGTCCCCGCGGCCGAGAGCGAATGCCATCCCGGCGTGGTGGGTGAGTCGCGTGAAGACCGTCTCGGGCGGCGACTCGAAGCTGACCTCGCCCATCGGCGAGATCGTCGCCGTGTACGCGTCGTCAGCACTCTCCGACCCGTTGTCGACTGGTTCTGACCCGTTGTCGACTGGTTCGGAGTCGGTGGCTGAGGCTTGGTTCGCGTCGCCGGTACAGCCAGCAAGCAGCCCACCGCCGACGATGGCACTACTCCCAGCAAGATAGCCGCGTCGCGTGAAGGTCTCGTGATCCGTGGGACCGTGATCCATGTGTTTAGGCCCGCCTAAAGAATTAAATGCGTTTCGATGTTTTGGCCAGCCTAAACCTGTGGTCGCCGTGTTCGCAGTACCGTATCAGTAACTCAGTACGGACGCTCACACCGGGGACAGGTCGGTGACCCGTGTCCGGCAGCAAGAGCCCGGAGCGAGCCAACGCCGCCGGGCAGAAACGACACCACACCAGCGTCGACCTAACAACCCATCCCGACGAAGGACGTCTGGTCGACCACCAGATCGTCGGCTCGCGGTACGCCGACGATGTAGTTCTCGCAGCGAGTGCGGCGCTCGACGCCGAGCGGGGGCGGCGGAACTGAAGCTTTTTGCCTTGGTGTGACAATGAGGATTCTATGAACTACCGTGAGGTCACTGTCACCGGCGAGTACGCCGCGCGACTCGAAACCGGAGCGGACTGGCGCGAGGAGATCGAAACGCTCGCCGCCGACGTTGAGGCCGAAACTGGCTGGTTTTCCGCCATTGGCTCGGTCGAAGACGCCGAAATCTGGTTTTACGATCAAGACGACAAAGCATACCAGTCGGTGACGTTCGATGAGCCGCTGGAGGTCGCTGCCTGCGTCGGCAACGTCGGCCTGCTGGACGGTGAGCTGTTCGCCCACACTCACGCCGTCCTTTCGCGGGCGAGCGGCCAGACGCTATCGGGCCATCTCAATGCCGGAACAGTGTTTGCGGGCGAGCTCTTTTTCCGCGCGTTTGAACAGCCGCTGGTCCGCGAGCGAGACGAGTCGACCGAGCTGGATCTCTGGTTGTGAGCGAGACGAGCGACGGCCCGGCAGGCGATGACGACACGGCGGACGAAACGAACCGGACCCCTATGCGACCGGCCGACGAGGAGTATTTCGACCGGATCGAAGGTCGACTTGACGAGGCGATGGCGGTCGCCGAACGAGCCAAAGGCCAGGGCAAGGACCCCGAGCCGGAGGTCGAAATTCCGATTGCGAAGGATATGGCCGACCGCGTCGAGAACATTCTGGGAATTCCGGATGTCGCCGAGCGCGTCCGTGAACTCGAAGGCCAGATGTCCCGCGAGGAGGCCGCCCTCGAACTGGCGAAGGATTTCGCCGAGGGTGAGGTCGGCGACTACGACAGCAAAGCCGGGAAAATCGAGGGGGCAGTCCGAACAGCCGTTGCCCTGCTCACTGAGGGTGTGGTTGCCGCACCAATCGAAGGGATCGACCGGGTCGAACTGCTCGACAACGACGACGGCACCCAGTTCGTCAACGTCTACTACGCCGGCCCGATTCGGTCTGCGGGTGGGACCGCCCAAGCGCTGTCGGTGTTAGTGGCCGACTACACCCGGAGTATCCTCGGCCTAGCGGAGTACAAGGGCCGGGACGACGAGATCGAACGCTACGTCGAGGAAATCAATCTCTACGACAAGGATACCGGGCTCCAGTACTCGCCGAAGGACAAGGAGAGTCGGTTTATTGCGACCAATATGCCGATTATGCTCGACGGCGAGGCGACCGGCGATCTGGAGGTTTCGGGCTACCGGGATCTCGACCGCGTCGACACCAACTCCTCTCGTGGTGGCATGTGTCTGGTGATGGCCGAAGGGATCGCGCTCAAAGCACCCAAGATTCAGCGCTACACCCGCCAGTTGGACGAGGTCGACTGGCCGTGGCTCCAAGACCTGATTGACGGAACCATCGAAGGCGAAAAAGAAGGTAGCGACGGTGACGAGGAGACCACTGAAGACGACGAATCGGAAGCCGAGGATGACGGACAGGACGACGAGAAACCGGATGACAGCAAAACGGTCGAGGGACCAAATCGCGTCAAATCCAAATCGAAGTATCTACTCGACCTGATTGCGGGTCGACCCGTCTTCGGTCACCCCTCCGAATCCGGAGGTTTCAGGCTCCGGTACGGCCGTGCCCGAAATCTGGGCTTTGCGACCGCAGGCGTCCATCCGGCGACGATGCACATCATCGGCGACTTTCTCGCTACTGGAACCCAGATTAAAACCGAACGACCCGGCAAGGCCGCCGGGATTATTCCGGTCGACTCAATCGAGGGACCGACCGTCCGGCTGGCGACTGGCGAAGTCCGGCGGATCGACGATCCCGAAGAGGCACTCGAACTCAGAAACGGTGTTGTGGAAATTCTCGATCTCGGCGAGTACCTCGTCAACTACGGCGAGTTCGTCGAGAACAACCATCCACTTGCGCCCGCCTCGTATGCCTACGAATGGTGGGTCCAAGAGTTCGAAGCC
This sequence is a window from Halohasta litchfieldiae. Protein-coding genes within it:
- a CDS encoding ABC transporter substrate-binding protein; amino-acid sequence: MDHGPTDHETFTRRGYLAGSSAIVGGGLLAGCTGDANQASATDSEPVDNGSEPVDNGSESADDAYTATISPMGEVSFESPPETVFTRLTHHAGMAFALGRGDSITAMHAPDYYDGLWNQFVERLPGVSLDWTGLYSSWEPSKEQLYALDSDIHLADPAWITKQDSWDEADIEKIGTAISPWFGNSLSDRHAEPAAAYADDYEYYTLWEQFERVAEAFQEQERYEALAAVHDDLLSTIESTLPAESERPSAVMLASADIEEIYAYTLDTPGFLTAHTQPLGARDAFEGAVESNSVVDFETLVAADPDVILLLGGFEPGTSLPERREAFASDPVASEITAVQDDRMYPQGARYQGPILNLFQLEMTAKQLYPDAFGAWPQYVEGPYPEIPADEQLFDRETVAAIINGEL
- a CDS encoding ATP-binding protein is translated as MVSSTLRANAPLFVVALGAVLFCISVSYHAVEYLALDGSAGPLLALLLDGGPALAVVYFGYRLSESELSTHSQYTVLRWGVGGDLLVFGVMAATHIVRAVEGRPTSEPVFSLLIAVDIGLIAGLVAGYNNAWARADAQRAEVVSDALGFVNRLTRHDLRNDLAAIQGYADSLDGSTTDTESGRDPATIIARNADEALIRIETSRAITETLLDDPELEAVDLVPIVTEFADRIGDSFAVSVTTDLPTEAVVAANDGVRPVVDNLLENAAEHNDASDPRIEVAVDTEPETVRLRVSDNGSGIPDAQRRALFETEQRAASGLSLVSTLVEAYDGEIQVADSELGGAAFVVDLPRADGSET
- a CDS encoding amphi-Trp domain-containing protein — translated: MSDHESAAETDDERTTIRAGRNFEQNYRLDASEAGEFLIALGEQLRDGDELTLSDDEWELPFQFGEPIELEVDFEGMDDPELEIELEIPGRTDETAPHVA
- a CDS encoding cupin domain-containing protein, whose translation is MSYTKVDHEDVEPVGGGLHFLREPLNCDQLGVSVLTCDPGWEGKPHDHAADDQEEVYVLVEGSATVTVDDEDVSMEAGDALRIAPESTRQVHNGDDESLFVLAGAP
- a CDS encoding PPC domain-containing DNA-binding protein → MNYREVTVTGEYAARLETGADWREEIETLAADVEAETGWFSAIGSVEDAEIWFYDQDDKAYQSVTFDEPLEVAACVGNVGLLDGELFAHTHAVLSRASGQTLSGHLNAGTVFAGELFFRAFEQPLVRERDESTELDLWL
- a CDS encoding NADP-dependent oxidoreductase, with amino-acid sequence MDNTTREWHLARRPAGEPDLDCFELRETEVPEPAPGELLVRIDYLSVDPYMRGRMSAGESYAEPWAVGDALKGGVVGEVVESNSEQYSEGDLVTGEGNWADYSVLDADEVAPVDPSVADPPAYLGTLGMPGRTAYFGLLEVGEPKPGETVVVSGAAGAVGSVVGQIAKLNGCHVVGFAGSDEKTAWLTEDLGYDAAINYKTTDDYSEALAEAAPDGVDVYFDNVGGPITDAVFPQLNIDARVAVCGQIAHYNAESVPTGPRKLPQIIAPRATVQGLLVNDFATRFGQASEQLGAWVAAGELTHRETIVDGLEQAPDAFLGLFSGDNIGKQVVQVADRSA
- a CDS encoding FecCD family ABC transporter permease, yielding MSNREPTVGTDQSRRSTPSQHRFAWLFDPKLLAVVLGSLAVVLIGGLIQVSLGSYSMTLIQAWQAVFNPDVLFNPRAWQAFLLGGQINIDVLLNPFAWESLIVTAGLPEMSTESLIVWNIRIPRVFVAILVGMNLALSGAIFQAVTRNELASPFILGVSSGAGLMILLTLVVFGSLASFLPIIASVGGALAFLIVYAIAWKNGTSPMRLVLAGVIVGTVFGSLQTALFFFADDIGVVQSAIAWTTGSLTGTDWQQVRLALPWTVVAVLLGVAGSRQCNVLLLGEQTAKSLGMSIEKVRFGLSGVAVLAASASIAVAGIVGFVGLIVPHMVRNLVGSDYRKLIVGSLFVGPALMVGADVGARLALNPVQIPVGIVTGLVGGPYFLYLMRKQDSMGEM
- a CDS encoding DUF7551 domain-containing protein, with the protein product MIGTTLSDIRAHIESLASPTGRYYLVCSRTGDRPVPADGLYFDSRPTARAAATATERYRTALRRYDLQLPAHDVIVSERAEAIRSPDDPQYRLPGSVDADTVADPTPACDGDRSLIDFCHTVAGVVFETIADSPHTGVENAIMDRYLSLAETVDHPDECCLRLLEAVACELDSRLTPDQQADLLRAAATELPQPSPPDSGVDPLDAALSALQSVALLDEYTVDTREASCTATTWAVTVDDYLLVSEATRVVTLPLVVELFRRLSTVGLRISAVERRGGSPLMWQFTLTATPTASKGPLSIVTAGRS
- a CDS encoding ABC transporter ATP-binding protein; protein product: MFNIASITQGQRDEDESREKTNADPTRSASTLTGEELVIGYPGVDRPVIDGETITAEQGAVTALVGPNGSGKSTLLKGLANQLAPDDGSVLIDGQDIHTLDTKALARKLGLLSQESTSPDSITVEDLVYHGRYPHRGFFEHVTEEDECAVDNAIDLAGCGHLRDREVGSLSGGQKQLAWIAMVLAQDTDVLLLDEPTTFLDLHHQLEVMDIIETLRDEREITVVVVLHDIEQAARHADTIVALRDGEIKARGPPEDVVTEELLADVFRIDAEVDTTDRDPRVTPIRARHDQPEAEASDSEVDPASQ